The following are encoded together in the Pleurocapsa sp. FMAR1 genome:
- a CDS encoding GMC family oxidoreductase — MSVKDRHYDIIIIGTGAGGGTVAHELAPTGKKILLLERGEFLPREKDNWNPTEVYQKQRYYTDEEWCNKEGKTFKPQTCYWVGGNTKVYGAALLPLRERDFEEVQHKGGISPAWPLKFPDFAPYYTKAEKLFNVHGKRKEDPTEPPAEADYPYPPVSQEPFMQRIVDQLSQLGFYPFHLPVAIKLNEVDKTLSECIRCDTCDGFPCLVHAKGDAEVNCVRPAQTHSNLTLLTGAKVVRLHTSESGQEITAVETKIGEQKHLFSADLVVVSCGAINSSALLLRSANDSHANGLANSSDQVGRNFMKHLATAMVSLQDEPNESVHQKTIGLNDYYWGEPDFPYPMGMVQNTGNVKAGMMPADSPPLLAPYVKLTPENVLEVMAKHTTGWWLQTEDLPVPNNRVQWINGKLHLDYTPNNTEARDRLIYRWTSILKAVERSTKHVIPFGIYPRNYLPLSAVAHQCGTCRFGVDPQTSVLDINCRTHDVDNLYVVDGSFFPSHSGVNPTLTIIANAIRVAEHLKERMGVPDLAGLGEVISRK, encoded by the coding sequence GCGAGTTTTTACCTCGTGAAAAAGATAACTGGAATCCTACCGAAGTCTATCAAAAGCAACGCTACTATACTGACGAGGAGTGGTGCAACAAAGAAGGGAAAACCTTTAAACCCCAAACCTGCTATTGGGTAGGTGGCAATACTAAAGTTTATGGTGCTGCACTATTGCCTTTAAGAGAGCGGGATTTTGAAGAGGTACAGCATAAAGGCGGTATTTCTCCAGCTTGGCCGCTGAAGTTCCCAGATTTTGCTCCCTACTATACTAAAGCTGAAAAACTTTTCAACGTTCACGGAAAACGAAAAGAAGACCCCACCGAACCACCCGCCGAAGCTGACTATCCTTATCCCCCAGTTAGCCAAGAACCTTTTATGCAGAGGATAGTAGACCAACTCAGCCAGTTAGGGTTTTATCCTTTTCATTTACCAGTAGCAATAAAACTCAATGAAGTAGATAAAACTTTATCTGAATGTATTCGTTGCGATACCTGCGATGGTTTTCCTTGTTTGGTTCACGCTAAAGGCGATGCTGAAGTTAACTGCGTCCGTCCAGCGCAGACTCATTCTAATTTAACCTTGTTGACGGGAGCTAAGGTAGTCAGGCTACATACGAGCGAGTCTGGACAAGAGATTACGGCAGTAGAAACCAAAATTGGCGAGCAAAAACATTTATTTTCTGCCGATTTGGTAGTCGTTTCCTGTGGTGCAATCAATTCATCTGCTTTGTTACTCCGTTCGGCTAATGATTCCCATGCCAACGGACTAGCCAATAGTTCCGACCAAGTAGGACGTAACTTTATGAAACACTTGGCAACCGCAATGGTATCTCTGCAAGATGAGCCTAACGAGTCGGTACATCAAAAAACTATCGGTTTAAATGACTACTACTGGGGCGAACCTGATTTTCCTTACCCCATGGGCATGGTGCAGAATACAGGCAACGTCAAAGCAGGCATGATGCCCGCCGATTCGCCACCGCTGCTTGCTCCTTACGTTAAGTTGACACCAGAAAATGTTTTAGAAGTGATGGCAAAGCATACTACAGGCTGGTGGTTGCAAACCGAAGATTTGCCCGTTCCTAATAATCGCGTGCAGTGGATAAATGGTAAGCTGCATTTAGACTATACCCCTAACAATACGGAAGCCAGAGATCGCTTGATCTATCGCTGGACTTCAATTCTCAAGGCAGTAGAGCGCAGCACCAAGCACGTTATTCCCTTTGGTATTTATCCCCGCAACTATTTACCACTGTCGGCGGTAGCTCATCAGTGCGGTACTTGTCGCTTTGGCGTAGATCCCCAAACTTCTGTTTTAGACATCAACTGCCGTACTCATGATGTAGACAACCTCTATGTAGTCGATGGTAGTTTCTTTCCTTCCCACTCTGGAGTAAATCCCACTTTAACTATTATTGCCAATGCCATTCGCGTAGCAGAGCATTTAAAAGAACGTATGGGAGTGCCTGACCTTGCTGGGTTGGGGGAAGTGATAAGTAGGAAGTAA